A segment of the Sphingopyxis sp. OAS728 genome:
AAAAATGCGCATTGCCAACGCCGGTCAACGAACACACCGAGCAGCCGAGGTCCATATGGTCACGCGACACGAGCAGGCCCCGGCCATTTTCCCTGAAACGGCTGATTGCCTCGCAATCGGCGTCGGTCAGGCCGTCGCCGGTATCGACCGCGAACAGCCAAAGTTCGTCATAGTCGGACTGATCGATCGTCGAAAGGACCGGATCCGGACTGCCCGGCTCGGTGCGGTCGCGCGCGGTCACGGCGCATAACGGCTGGCCATCCGCGTCGGTCAGGCCGGACAGATAATCGCGGAGCATCGAGAAGCGTCCGATATGCCAGTCATCGTCGATCGGGGGGATGGTCGTCTGGAGCAGGATGCGAATGGGGGCGGCCATGGGTTTTCCTTGTGATAGGCAGGATTCTTCGACCGATAAACTACGCCGTACGGGGCGTCGGACTCAGGCCCGAAATCTGATCATTGGCTTGTACCGTTTCCGGCATCGGCAGGCAGCCAATTTGCTGATAGACCTGCTTGTCGTCGAACGCGGGACAGTGGAGATCGCATCATGGAACCGGACGAAGCAATGATGGCGCGGCGGATGCTGCTTGCGGGCGCGGCCGGGATGGTCGCCTTGATCCACGCGCCCTGGGCCTTGGCGCAGTTGCCGAAGAGCGGCGTGAAGGGATTGATCGCCGGCGCGTCCGACGGCGCGCTCGACAAGCTCGCGCAACCGGGGGCCTTTTATCGCGATACGGCGGTGCGCATCCTGTTGCCCGGTGCGAGCGGGAAGCTGGCTTCCAAACTTTTTGGCATGGGGGACAAGCTGGGGCTCACCACAAATTTGACCAAGAGCCTGAACGACGCCGGCGGCAGGGCCGCGGGCGAGGCGAAGCCGGTGTTTCGCGCCGCGATCGACAATCTGCGCTGGACCGACGCGCCGGGGCTCGTCACGAAGAACGACGGTGCGACACGCTATCTGCAGACGAGTGCGGGCAGCGTGCTGTTTACGAAGGTGTCGCCGCTGATCGGATCGGCGCTTGAAAATGTCGGCGCCTATCGCCAGCTCGACCAGCTGTCGAAGGGCAATCAATTGATGGCGTCTGCGGGGCTCACGCGCGACGGGCTCACGCGGTCGGTAACCGATCAGGCGCTGAAGGGCATCTTTCACTATATGGCGGGCGAGGAGGCGGCACTGCGGCGGAACCCAGCGGCGTTGTTGAAGGGCGTGTTTTAGGGATGCGCCGCTAACGACCGGTTGCGGCCGATCCACTACCTAACCCGTTCGCATCGAGCGAAGTCGAGATGCCCCTCGGGCTAGGCGTTGCGTCGATGGGTGTCTCGACTTCGCTCGACACGAACGGGAAGAGGGCGTGGCTGCTTTCGACCGATTGCTGCCGATAGGGATGTGAACCCCGGCGAAAGCCGGGGCCCAGAATTCCAACACTAACCTTGCGCTTTTCCGCACTGGGCCCCGGCTTTCGCCGGGGTGCACGGGAGGCAGCTTCCCACCCCAAAGCCGACATTCGCACCACCACTCCGTCCCGGCGCCGTTGACACTCCGTACCCGCAATCCTATATGGCCGTCATACCCGATCGTCCGAGATAGAGCCTGACTTTGCGCAACGGGCTGTACGGATAGGGCGTTCGGGATTTCGAGATGCGTTGGAAAGCTGCGGTAAACCGGCAACGGTTGGTCGCGGCCTTTTTGCGTCTCTCCTGCGCTCGCGAGCTATTTTATCAAGGCGAGACAATCACTTATGGCGACCAAGGCGAAGTCGGTGGGCAAGGCCCTCGAAGCAACCGCAAGCAAGCGAATCCGTAAGCTGTTCGGCAACATCCACGAAGCGGTGGACATGCCCAACCTCATCGAGGTGCAGCGCGAATCCTATGAACAATTCCTGCGGTCCGATCCGTCGATCGGTTATGTTTCGGGTCTCGAAAAGACGCTGCGCAGCGTTTTCCCGATCCGCGATTTCGCCGGTACCGCCGAGCTCGACTTCGTCCACTACGAACTCGAAGCGCCGAAGTATGACGTCGAGGAATGCCGTCAGCGCGGCATCACCTATGCGGCGCCGATGAAGGTCACGCTGCGCCTGATCGTCTTTGAAGTCGACAGCGAAACCGACACCCGTTCGGTCCTCGATATCAAGGAGCAGGACGTTTACATGGGCGACATGCCGCTCATGACCGAGAACGGCACCTTCTTCGTCAATGGTACCGAGCGCGTTATCGTGTCGCAGATGCACCGTTCGCCGGGTGTGCTCTTCGACCATGACCGCGGCAAGACCCACTCGTCGGGCAAGTTCCTGTTCGCCGCGCGCGTGATCCCGTATCGCGGTTCGTGGCTCGACTTCGAATTCGACGCCAAGGACATCGTCAACGTCCGTATCGACCGCAAGCGCAAGCTGCCGGTCACCAGCCTGCTGTACGCGCTGGGCATGTCGGGCGAGGAAATCCTCAACCATTTCTATGACCGCCTCGTCTTCGAGCGTGCGGCGAACGGCTGGAAAGTCCCGTTCGTCGTCGAAAACTGGCGCGGTGCGAAGCCGGCGTTCGACGTCGTCGACGCGAAGACCGGCGAAGTCGTCTTCGCTGCCGGCCACAAGATCAGCCCGCGCCTTGCCAACAAGGCCGCGAAGGACGGTCTCGACACGCTGCTGATCCCGACCGAGGAAATCTTCGGCCGTTACAGCGCCTATGACCTGATCAACGAGTCGACCGGCGAAATCTACATCGAAGCCGGCGACGAAGTGAGCGCCGACAATCTCGAGAAGCTCGACGCCGCAGGCATCGACCAGCTCGTGCTGCTCGACATCGACCACAACAACACCGGTCCCTGGATCCGCAACACGCTGAAGGCCGACAAGGCCGAGGACCGCGACCAGGCGCTTTCGGACATCTACCGCGTCATGCGCCCCGGCGAACCGCCGACGCGCGAAACCGCGGAGGCCTTGTTCGGCGGCCTGTTCTTCGACGCCGAGCGTTACGACCTGTCGGCCGTCGGCCGCGTCAAGCTCAACATGCGCCTCGGCCTCGATGCCGAGGACACGGTCACCACGCTGCGCAGCGAGGACATCCTCGCCGTCGTCAAGGAGCTGGTGAACCTGAAGGACGGCAAGGGCGAAATCGACGATATCGACAACCTCGGTAACCGTCGTGTCCGCTCGGTCGGCGAGCTGCTGGAAAACCAGTATCGCGTCGGCCTGCTCCGCATGGAGCGCGCGGTGAAGGAGCGCATGAGTTCGGTCGACGTGTCGACGGTGATGCCGAACGACCTGATCAACGCGAAGCCCGCGGTCGCCGCGGTTCGCGAATTCTTCGGCTCGTCGCAGCTCTCGCAGTTCATGGACCAGACCAACCCGCTGTCGGAAGTCACGCACAAGCGCCGCGTGTCGGCGCTCGGGCCGGGCGGTCTGACCCGCGAACGCGCGGGCTTCGAAGTCCGCGACGTTCATCCGACGCACTATGGCCGCATCTGCCCGATCGAAACGCCGGAAGGCCCGAACATCGGTCTGATCAACTCGCTCGCAACCTTTGCGCGCGTGAACAAATACGGCTTCATCGAAACCCCGTATCGCAAGATCGTCGACGGCAAGGTCACGACCGACGTCGTCTATCTGTCGGCGATGGAAGAGCAGAAGCACACGGTTGCGCAGGCGAACGCCGACCTCAACCCCGACGGTAGCTTCATCGACGAGCTGATCTCGGCGCGCGAAGCGGGCGAATTCCTGATGGCCCCGCGCGATCAGATCACGCTGATGGACGTGTCGCCGAAGCAGCTCGTTTCGGTTGCGGCATCGCTGATCCCGTTCCTCGAAAACGATGACGCCAACCGCGCGCTCATGGGCTCGAACATGCAGCGTCAGGCTGTGCCGCTGATCCGCGCCGAGGCGCCGGTCGTCGGTACCGGCATGGAAGAAACCGTTGCGCGTGACTCCGGCGCGGCCATCGCGGCGCGCCGCGGCGGCGTGATCGACCAGGTCGATGCGACGCGTATCGTTATCCGTGCGACCGATATGGTCGAACCCGGCAAGTCGGGCGTCGACATCTATCGTCTCCAGAAGTTCCAGCGTTCGAACCAGAACACCTGCATCAACCAGCGTCCGCTGGTGAAGGTGGGCGAGATCGTCCGCGCGGGCGACATCATCGCCGACGGTCCGTCGACCGAGCTTGGCGAACTGGCGCTCGGCAAGAATGTGCTCGTCGCGTTCATGCCGTGGAACGGCTACAATTATGAGGACTCGATCCTCATCAGCGAACGCATCGTGAAGGACGACGTCTTCACCTCGATCCACATCGAGGAATTCGAAGTCACCGCACGCGACACGCGCCTTGGGCCGGAAGACATCACGCGCGACATCCCGAACGTCGGCGAGGAAGCGCTCCGCAACCTCGACGAAGCCGGCATCGTCTACATCGGTGCCGAAGTCGGCCCGGGCGACATTCTGGCCGGCAAGATCACCCCCAAGGGTGAATCGCCGATGACGCCGGAAGAAAAGCTGCTGCGCGCGATCTTCGGTGAAAAGGCCAGCGACGTGCGCGACACCTCGCTTCGCCTGCCGCCGGGCGTGTCGGGCACGGTCGTCGAAGTCCGCGTCTTCAACCGTCACGGTATCGACAAGGACGAACGTGCGATCGCGATCGAACGCGAAGAGATCGAACGTCTGAAGCAGGACGCCGACGACGAACGCGCGATCCTCAACCGTGCGACCTTCTCGAGCCTCAAGGAACTGCTCATCGGTCAGGCGACCAGCGCAGTGCCGAAGGGCCTGAAGAAGGGCGATGTCGTCACCGAAGAGATGCTGGTCGACCTCGACCGCGCCGACTGGTGGAAGCTGGCCGTTGTCGAAGACAATGCCCAGGCCGCCCTCGAAGCGATCAAGGCGCAGTATGACGAAGCGATCAAGCGGATCAGCGCGAAATATGAAGATCGCGTCGAGAAGCTGCAGCGCGGCGACGAACTCGCCCCGGGCGTGCTCAAGATGGTCAAGGTCTTCGTTGCCGTGAAGCGCAAGCTTCAGTCGGGCGACAAGATGGCCGGCCGTCACGGCAACAAGGGCATCATCAGCCGCATCCTGCCGATCGAGGACATGCCGTTCCTCGAAGACGGGACGCACGTCGACTTCGTTCTGAACCCGCTGGGCGTGCCGTCGCGCATGAACGTCGGGCAGATCCTCGAAACGCACCTCGGTTGGGCATCGCGCGGTTTCGGCCGCCAGATCACCGCGGCGCTCGAGGATTGGCGCATGGCGAACCCGGACCCCGAAGCGGGCGCTCCGCCCGAGGCGGTTCGCGAAGCGCTGCTGCAGGCCTATGGCGATGAATATGCCGACGAAATCAAGGCGCGCAGCGTCGATGAAGTCGTCGAACTCGCCGGAAACCTGTCGGTCGGCGTGCCCTTCGCAACCCCGGTGTTCGACGGCGCGCGCGAAGGCGATGTGTCG
Coding sequences within it:
- a CDS encoding DUF4197 domain-containing protein; protein product: MEPDEAMMARRMLLAGAAGMVALIHAPWALAQLPKSGVKGLIAGASDGALDKLAQPGAFYRDTAVRILLPGASGKLASKLFGMGDKLGLTTNLTKSLNDAGGRAAGEAKPVFRAAIDNLRWTDAPGLVTKNDGATRYLQTSAGSVLFTKVSPLIGSALENVGAYRQLDQLSKGNQLMASAGLTRDGLTRSVTDQALKGIFHYMAGEEAALRRNPAALLKGVF
- the rpoB gene encoding DNA-directed RNA polymerase subunit beta, yielding MATKAKSVGKALEATASKRIRKLFGNIHEAVDMPNLIEVQRESYEQFLRSDPSIGYVSGLEKTLRSVFPIRDFAGTAELDFVHYELEAPKYDVEECRQRGITYAAPMKVTLRLIVFEVDSETDTRSVLDIKEQDVYMGDMPLMTENGTFFVNGTERVIVSQMHRSPGVLFDHDRGKTHSSGKFLFAARVIPYRGSWLDFEFDAKDIVNVRIDRKRKLPVTSLLYALGMSGEEILNHFYDRLVFERAANGWKVPFVVENWRGAKPAFDVVDAKTGEVVFAAGHKISPRLANKAAKDGLDTLLIPTEEIFGRYSAYDLINESTGEIYIEAGDEVSADNLEKLDAAGIDQLVLLDIDHNNTGPWIRNTLKADKAEDRDQALSDIYRVMRPGEPPTRETAEALFGGLFFDAERYDLSAVGRVKLNMRLGLDAEDTVTTLRSEDILAVVKELVNLKDGKGEIDDIDNLGNRRVRSVGELLENQYRVGLLRMERAVKERMSSVDVSTVMPNDLINAKPAVAAVREFFGSSQLSQFMDQTNPLSEVTHKRRVSALGPGGLTRERAGFEVRDVHPTHYGRICPIETPEGPNIGLINSLATFARVNKYGFIETPYRKIVDGKVTTDVVYLSAMEEQKHTVAQANADLNPDGSFIDELISAREAGEFLMAPRDQITLMDVSPKQLVSVAASLIPFLENDDANRALMGSNMQRQAVPLIRAEAPVVGTGMEETVARDSGAAIAARRGGVIDQVDATRIVIRATDMVEPGKSGVDIYRLQKFQRSNQNTCINQRPLVKVGEIVRAGDIIADGPSTELGELALGKNVLVAFMPWNGYNYEDSILISERIVKDDVFTSIHIEEFEVTARDTRLGPEDITRDIPNVGEEALRNLDEAGIVYIGAEVGPGDILAGKITPKGESPMTPEEKLLRAIFGEKASDVRDTSLRLPPGVSGTVVEVRVFNRHGIDKDERAIAIEREEIERLKQDADDERAILNRATFSSLKELLIGQATSAVPKGLKKGDVVTEEMLVDLDRADWWKLAVVEDNAQAALEAIKAQYDEAIKRISAKYEDRVEKLQRGDELAPGVLKMVKVFVAVKRKLQSGDKMAGRHGNKGIISRILPIEDMPFLEDGTHVDFVLNPLGVPSRMNVGQILETHLGWASRGFGRQITAALEDWRMANPDPEAGAPPEAVREALLQAYGDEYADEIKARSVDEVVELAGNLSVGVPFATPVFDGAREGDVSAMLERAGLDRSGQVDLYDGRTGDRFDRKVTVGYMYILKLHHLVDDKIHARSIGPYSLVTQQPLGGKAQFGGQRFGEMEVWALQAYGAAYTLQEMLTVKSDDVIGRTKVYEAIVKGDDTFEAGIPESFNVLVKEMRSLGLNVELSSYSEEDPDEGPEALPEAAE